TGCAGGATGAAGGCCGGGGTATCGGGCAAGGCCGTGTTGATCTCGTCGAGGGTCGGCAGGCGCCGCTCCTCGAACTGGTAGGCAGACCAGCCGCCCACCACGCGGACCCACTGGCCCTCAGGCGTCCTCGTGGCCTGGCGCTTGAGCATGTCGAGGGCGACCTTCAGGGAAGGCACGCCGTCCCAGCGCAATTCCAGGTTGTAGTTCAGGCCCTCGCGGATGACGTGAAGGTGCGAGTCGTTGAGGCCGGGCACCACGGTCCTGCCCCCCAGGTCGATGACGCGCGTGCCCGCCTCCTGGTGAGGTCGGACGTGCTGCTCGTCGCCCGCCGCGAGCACCTTGCCGTCCTTGAGGGCCAGGGCGGAGACGAAGGGGGCATGCTTCCCCATGGTGGCGATCTTGCCGTTGAGCAGAAGCGTGGTCGTCATGGCCTTGCCCCTGCTCAGCGCTTCGTCGTGGCTTCGCCTGCGCCCTCGCCGAGCATGGCCTTGGCGTACTGGATCCCGATGCCGTAGGCGCCGGCGTGCGCCTTGGCCACTTCCAAGACCGCGTCGTAGGTTTCGAGCCGCGCCCAGTCGCGCTGCAGCTCGCACATGAACTGCAGCCAGGTCATGGGTACCGCACCCGCCTGGATGATCCGCTGCATGGCCATGTCGTGGGCCATGACGGTCGTCGCGCCGCAGGCGTCGGCGATGGCGTAGACCTCGTAGCCGGCCTCCAGGGCCTGGATGACGGGGAAGGCGAGGCAGACCTCGGTCCAAAGGGCGGCGAACACCAGCTTCTTGCGCTTGGTCGCTTCGACCGCCGCGACGAACTTCTTGTCCTCCCAGGCGTTCATGGAGGTGCGGTCGATGGGCCGCTGCTCCGGGAAGACGGCCTGCAGCTCGGGCATGAGGGGGCCGCTGAACGACTTGGCGGCCACGGTGGTCAGGATGGTCGGGACCTTGAAGACCTTCGCGGCCTTCGCCAGGCCGAGGATGTTGTTCCTGAGGGTCTCGCGGTCGATGGACTGGATCCCGAAGAACATCTGGGGCTGGTGGTCGATGAGGATCAGGGCGCAGTTGTCGGGGGTAAGCAACCCATGGATCCACTTGACCGCATAACGCTCGCTACTCACGGTATTCCTCCTGCTGAGGGACGGCACCACGCCCGATCACCGTAGAGCCTCCGCAGCGGAAGGGATTCGGCGATGCCTTGCAAAAAAGAGCGCAAAGCAGTGCAAGAAGACCGGTTAGCGAGCGTTCGGGGCAGGCTCAGGAGAGAAGCTTGTTCTTCTGCTGCTCCAGGCTTGCGATCAGGTGCTGCTTGATTTCCTTTTCGGTCTCGAGGGTGCGCAGCTCCTCGAGGATCAGCTCCACCAGCTTGTCGCCCAGCTGCCGGGAGCGCTCGCGGTGCTCGGGGTCCTCCATGGCCGATGCCATCCCACGCTGGATGCCGTTGACGACCTCGGCGACGAGATCGGGCAGGTAGCGTTCGGTCAGGCTCCCGACGACGGGCAGGGCACGAACCTGCTGGTAGGTCGGTGATTCGTTGAGGGCTTGCTGTGCCGAGTACGTCAGCATCTCCTGGAGGTCGGGGATCACCCGCGGCAGGATGCGGGTGACCGCCGCCTGGAGGTGGCGCTCGACGAAGACATCGAGCTTTTCGCGCTGCTCGGGACTGAGCAGGTGGAAGGCCTCGTCCAGGTCGAAGCGCTCGATCGATTCCTGGTAGTTGGTCAGGAGCCGCACGCTGACCAGGTCGGTGGCGAGGTTGACCCCCTTGTCGACGAAGCGCTGGGGGAAGGTGATGGGGTTGACCAGGCCGAGCCGTCTCATCCGGTGACCGACCGAGATGCCGCGTATCAGGTGGGCCCAGCCGGACTGGCCCAGCGGGGTGACGTACTGCCCGAGGGGGATGAAGTAGACGAGGTCGTACCACCGGGCGTAGCAGAAGGCCTTCCAGCTCGGATACCTGCCGCGCCTGAGATCCAGCGCGCCTCTGATGAGGAAGTCGAGAGCGAAGAAGGGGATGAAGAACAGGTCGAGTTTCCAGAAGGCGTCGAAGGGGCGCCCGTTCTCGCCCAGCACGCGGTAGTAGTTGCGTGCCAGCAAGGGGCGCAGCTCGTGCTCGAAGAAGGCCTGCTCATGGGCGAGGCGGGCCGGGGTCAGGTTCTGCGAAGACCAGAAGGCCAGGAAGCCCTCTTTCCCCGACTCGACCTTGGCATGCCGCCGCATGCGGTTCTTGAGCTGCTCGAAGACCCCGCTCAGCCCGGAGCCCGCGAACGGGTCCTCCTGGTAGAGCTGCAGGCTGCGCTCGCGCATGGTCGCAAGGAGGGGACCGGTGTCCTTTTCGCCTGCGGCCAGCTTCGCGAACGTCGTTGTGGCCTGGTCCACGTAGCCCTGGGTGATGCGGTGGGGGCTTGCTCCCTTGATGGGGTCGTAGAGGGTGACCACCCCGGGGGCGAAGCTCAGGTAGTGGTGCCGCAGGTCCAGGTAGGTGAAGTCGAAGACCACCAAGGCCAGGTTGATCAGGGCCAACAGGAGGATGCCCCAGTGGCTCGCCTGGTTGAGCAACCACAGCAGACGCCCCCGCAGGGTCGTCGGCATGGGCCGCATGCCCTCAGCCTGCCCGGGGAAGAGGGTGCGGATGATTTTCCGCCTCAGGGAGTCGGGCAAAGGGCCGGTGGTTGTTGACATCAAGACCTCTTCCACGAGGAATGGCGGGCGCTCAAGCGGCTTTCAGTATCTGCCAGAAAGCCGCGTACGACAAGCAGATGAAGGATCGGTGGCTTTCTGGCATGATGGGAAATGAGGCTTTCGATGGTTTCGATATCATAGGGGGCGACGCAGCGTCACAAGGAGGCATCAATGAGCAAACGGCTCGTTCTGGGTCTGGTCGCGCTGGGGGTGCTCGCGATGGCTTCACCGTCCGAAGCCAAGCTCGTCAGGGAAGCCGTGCCCTATCGCGAGGGCGACCAGGCCTTCGAGGGCCTGCTGGTATACGACGACGCCGTCAAGGGCAAGCGCCCCGCCGTGATGGTGGTGCACGAGTGGTGGGGCCTCAACGACTACCCCAAGCACCGCGCCGAGGAGCTCGCCAAGCAGGGCTACGTGGCCTTCGCCGCCGACATGTACGGCAAGGGCGTGGTCGCCACCACGCCCGAAGAGGCCAGCAAGCTCGCCGGAGCCTTGCGGAGCGATCGCGCGCGCATGCGCGCCCGGGCCCGGATGGCCTGGGATGTGCTTGCCCGGCGTCCCGAGGTGGATCCTGCGCGGATGGCCGCGATGGGCTACTGCTTCGGGGGCGGCGTGGCCCTGGAGCTTGCGCGCAGCGGTGCCGACATGGCGGGCGTCGTGAGCTTCCACGGCAGCCTCGACACGCCGCAGCCGGAGGCCAGCCGGATCAAGGGCAAGGTCCTCGTGCTGCACGGGGCCGAGGACAAGGCCGTGACCATGCAGGACGTGCTCGCCTTCCAGGACGAGATGCGCCGCGGCCGCGTCAACTACCAGATCAACCTGTACGGCGGCGCGGTCCACGCCTTCTCGAACCCGGCGGCGGGGAACGACCCGGCCAAGGGCGTCGCCTACGACGCCCAGGCCGACAAGCGCTCCTGGGCGGAGCTGCTGCTGTTCCTTCGCGAGATCTTCGGGCGCTAGGGCGGTGACGCGATGATCGCCTTGAAGCGCGCCTACGACGAGCTCGGCCCCCAGGACGGAGATCGCTTCCTCGTCGATCGCCTGTGGCCGAGGGGGCTCTCGAAAGAGCGCCTGAAGTTGACTGCCTGGCTGAAGGACCTGGCGCCGAGCACCGAGCTGCGGCGCTGGTACGCTCACCGGACCGAGCGGTGGGACGAGTTCGAGGCGCGCTACCGCGCCGAGCTTGCGGCCAACGAGGCCGCCCTGGCCCCGCTGCTGGCGGCCGCTCGAAGCGGCAGGATCACCCTGGTCTACGGGGCGAAGGACCGGGAGCATAATCAGGCGGTGGTGCTGAAGAACGTGATCGAGGAAAGGCTCGCCTGCGAGTCCTGACTTCTCGAGCGGATCCCCTATGATCCTCTCCCGGACGGCGAAGCCAAAGGAGGGAGCGATGCAAAGCGATTGGATTCCCCCGGATTACAGCGGGGCTCAAGGGGTGGGGACCGATGAGGATGTCGACGAACGCCAGCCCGCTCATCCCAGCTTC
The sequence above is drawn from the Pantanalinema sp. genome and encodes:
- a CDS encoding DUF488 family protein — protein: MIALKRAYDELGPQDGDRFLVDRLWPRGLSKERLKLTAWLKDLAPSTELRRWYAHRTERWDEFEARYRAELAANEAALAPLLAAARSGRITLVYGAKDREHNQAVVLKNVIEERLACES
- a CDS encoding dienelactone hydrolase family protein — protein: MSKRLVLGLVALGVLAMASPSEAKLVREAVPYREGDQAFEGLLVYDDAVKGKRPAVMVVHEWWGLNDYPKHRAEELAKQGYVAFAADMYGKGVVATTPEEASKLAGALRSDRARMRARARMAWDVLARRPEVDPARMAAMGYCFGGGVALELARSGADMAGVVSFHGSLDTPQPEASRIKGKVLVLHGAEDKAVTMQDVLAFQDEMRRGRVNYQINLYGGAVHAFSNPAAGNDPAKGVAYDAQADKRSWAELLLFLREIFGR
- a CDS encoding hydrolase, with the protein product MSSERYAVKWIHGLLTPDNCALILIDHQPQMFFGIQSIDRETLRNNILGLAKAAKVFKVPTILTTVAAKSFSGPLMPELQAVFPEQRPIDRTSMNAWEDKKFVAAVEATKRKKLVFAALWTEVCLAFPVIQALEAGYEVYAIADACGATTVMAHDMAMQRIIQAGAVPMTWLQFMCELQRDWARLETYDAVLEVAKAHAGAYGIGIQYAKAMLGEGAGEATTKR